A stretch of the Fusobacterium varium genome encodes the following:
- a CDS encoding putative periplasmic transport protein yields MKKVLWILLPLLLLIGCGKEKTPEAGKPKENKLIYSQSSESVTLHPHEATDVYSRRVISNIFDRLIETNEKLEIVPGLAESWEQVDPLTLKFNLRKGVKFQNGDELTSEDVKYTFENAKKSAKVGTLYAMIDTVETPDKYTAVFKTSTPSGSLMHHLTHITASILNKKYYEATENTNHNPMGTGAYSLAEWKPGDYMTLKRNDDYFRGKPAIEIVEVRAVPEENSRVIAIETGEHHITGDIDSIGRKILAGREDVKIDEISSLGVAYLGINTAKGALQDVRVRKAIAMGVNRDIIIDSVLMGAVEKANSLLGPGVVGYSKDTRPFEYNPEEAKKLLNEAGYETLDLTLVTSNNDLRKQMAEIMQAQLKEIGINIKIEILEWATFLNTTGSGKSDLFMIGWSNSSGDADYGLTPMLHSSMKGNSGNRSFFDNKEFDTLLEEGKVELNPEKRAEIYAKAQDVMNREVPILPIYFMPASAGIRKEVKGFVQSPINNPTFYKLSF; encoded by the coding sequence ATGAAGAAAGTATTGTGGATACTATTACCACTCTTACTGCTTATTGGCTGTGGTAAAGAAAAAACGCCTGAAGCTGGGAAGCCAAAAGAAAATAAATTAATATACAGTCAAAGCAGTGAATCAGTAACACTTCATCCACATGAGGCAACTGATGTATATTCAAGAAGAGTAATATCAAATATTTTTGACAGACTTATAGAAACTAATGAAAAATTAGAAATAGTTCCTGGATTGGCAGAAAGTTGGGAACAGGTAGATCCTTTAACTCTAAAATTCAATTTAAGAAAGGGAGTTAAATTTCAAAATGGAGATGAACTTACATCTGAAGATGTAAAATATACATTTGAAAATGCTAAAAAATCTGCAAAAGTAGGAACTTTATATGCAATGATTGATACTGTAGAAACTCCTGATAAATATACAGCTGTATTTAAAACAAGTACACCATCAGGGTCTCTTATGCATCACTTAACTCATATAACAGCTTCTATTCTTAATAAAAAATATTATGAAGCAACAGAAAATACTAATCATAATCCAATGGGAACAGGAGCATATTCTCTTGCAGAGTGGAAACCAGGAGATTATATGACTCTTAAGAGAAATGATGATTACTTCAGAGGAAAACCAGCTATAGAAATAGTTGAAGTAAGAGCAGTTCCTGAAGAGAACAGCAGAGTTATCGCTATCGAGACAGGAGAGCATCATATAACAGGGGATATAGATTCAATAGGTAGAAAGATACTGGCAGGAAGAGAAGACGTAAAAATAGATGAAATAAGCTCTCTGGGGGTTGCTTATTTAGGAATCAATACTGCTAAAGGTGCATTGCAGGATGTAAGAGTAAGAAAAGCTATTGCTATGGGGGTAAACAGAGATATTATTATAGACTCAGTTCTGATGGGAGCAGTAGAAAAAGCTAACAGTCTTCTTGGACCAGGAGTAGTAGGTTATTCAAAAGATACAAGGCCATTTGAATATAATCCAGAAGAGGCTAAAAAATTACTTAATGAGGCAGGATATGAAACTCTTGATCTTACTTTAGTAACAAGTAATAATGATTTAAGAAAGCAAATGGCAGAAATTATGCAGGCTCAATTAAAAGAAATAGGAATAAATATAAAAATAGAAATACTAGAATGGGCAACTTTCCTGAATACTACTGGAAGTGGAAAGAGTGATTTATTCATGATAGGGTGGTCTAATTCATCAGGAGATGCTGATTATGGACTTACTCCTATGCTGCACAGCAGTATGAAGGGAAATTCTGGAAATAGAAGCTTCTTTGATAATAAAGAATTTGATACATTGTTAGAAGAAGGAAAAGTAGAATTAAATCCTGAAAAAAGAGCAGAGATTTATGCAAAAGCTCAAGATGTTATGAACAGAGAAGTGCCAATTCTTCCAATTTACTTTATGCCAGCAAGTGCAGGAATAAGAAAAGAAGTAAAAGGATTTGTACAATCTCCAATAAATAATCCTACATTCTATAAATTATCATTCTAA